In Paenibacillus sp. BIC5C1, a genomic segment contains:
- a CDS encoding tetraprenyl-beta-curcumene synthase family protein translates to MSQSNRNRHQYPRGPLALMRGVYKYTIPETRKELDGWRAQAEKIPNEELRNQALASLRDKQFHCEGGTVYALPDLPNRHILIPLIVSYQTISDYLDNLCDRSTSMDPNDFRLLHQSMLDAVDPEATPVNYYALREEQDDGGYLRNLVTSCQELTRQLPGYASAKPQIQDLAGLYTDLQVYKHIKPELRETALLEWWSEHRHRTPQFRWNEFAAATGSTLGVFMLFLAASDEQLTEEQAASIHTAYFPHVCALHIMLDYLIDQDEDRIGGDLNFCNYYENVETMLDRIAFIVEMARSDVQKIPGSSFHRMIIEGLLAIYLSDPKVSEQQEVRVVSKRLMKNSPMTRVFFFIFSRWIRKHM, encoded by the coding sequence TTGAGCCAATCAAATCGAAATCGTCATCAATATCCGCGTGGACCGTTGGCATTGATGAGAGGGGTGTACAAATACACCATTCCGGAAACGCGGAAGGAATTGGATGGATGGCGTGCCCAAGCTGAAAAAATTCCGAATGAGGAATTGCGCAATCAGGCACTGGCCAGTCTCAGGGACAAGCAGTTCCACTGCGAAGGCGGGACCGTTTATGCTTTACCTGATTTGCCGAACAGGCACATTCTGATTCCACTGATCGTTTCATATCAGACTATTAGTGATTATTTGGACAATCTGTGTGATCGCAGTACATCGATGGACCCGAATGACTTTCGGCTTCTCCATCAATCTATGCTTGATGCGGTAGATCCCGAAGCAACCCCTGTCAATTATTACGCGCTCCGTGAGGAGCAGGATGATGGTGGATACCTAAGGAATCTGGTTACCTCATGTCAGGAGCTGACTCGTCAGCTGCCAGGTTATGCATCCGCCAAGCCTCAAATTCAGGATCTGGCAGGCCTATACACGGACCTGCAGGTATATAAGCACATCAAGCCGGAACTGAGAGAAACAGCATTGCTGGAATGGTGGTCGGAACATCGCCACCGCACACCTCAGTTCCGTTGGAACGAATTTGCCGCCGCAACCGGCTCTACGCTGGGCGTATTCATGCTGTTTCTGGCTGCGAGTGATGAACAGCTGACAGAAGAGCAGGCGGCTTCGATCCACACTGCCTATTTTCCTCATGTATGCGCACTGCACATCATGCTCGATTATTTAATCGATCAGGATGAAGATCGTATCGGAGGAGATCTCAACTTCTGCAATTATTATGAGAATGTGGAGACAATGCTGGACCGAATTGCTTTTATTGTGGAGATGGCCCGCAGTGATGTGCAGAAGATTCCGGGAAGTTCGTTCCACCGGATGATTATCGAAGGACTGCTTGCCATTTACCTGTCTGATCCCAAAGTCAGCGAACAGCAGGAAGTTCGCGTCGTTTCCAAGCGTTTGATGAAGAATAGTCCGATGACAAGAGTATTTTTCTTTATCTTTAGCCGCTGGATTCGTAAGCATATGTAA
- the pfkA gene encoding 6-phosphofructokinase — MTAVKKIAVLTSGGDSQGMNAAVRAVVRSGLFHGLEVYGVQRGYQGLLNNDIFPMDLRSVGDIIQRGGTVLQSARCKEFYTAEGQQKGADILRARGIDGLVVIGGDGSYNGANKLSKLGINTMGLPGTIDNDVSFTDYTIGFDTAVSVVVDAVNKLRDTMSSHERSSIVEVMGRHCGDIALHAGLASGAETILVPEVPFDMDEVADRMKANFAHGKRHSIIIVAEGVGKGEDVAKELMERCPTYEPRVTVLGHIQRGGTPTPFDRNLASRLGDFAVRSLIAGETDKGCGIIKGELTLTDIDKVVNTKKDFDMETYQLAQRLSQ; from the coding sequence ATGACAGCAGTAAAGAAAATCGCAGTTTTAACGAGCGGTGGTGATTCACAAGGGATGAACGCGGCTGTTCGTGCGGTTGTTCGCAGCGGACTGTTTCACGGTCTCGAAGTGTACGGGGTTCAACGTGGATACCAGGGGCTTTTGAATAACGATATTTTCCCAATGGACTTGCGGAGTGTAGGGGATATCATCCAGCGTGGGGGAACGGTTCTGCAATCGGCACGCTGTAAGGAATTCTATACCGCTGAAGGTCAGCAAAAAGGTGCAGACATTCTGCGTGCACGCGGCATTGACGGCCTGGTTGTTATTGGTGGGGACGGTTCATATAACGGCGCCAACAAACTGAGCAAGTTGGGCATCAACACGATGGGTCTTCCGGGAACGATTGATAATGACGTTTCTTTCACCGATTACACGATCGGATTCGATACAGCAGTAAGCGTAGTAGTAGATGCAGTTAACAAATTGCGCGATACCATGTCTTCACACGAACGTTCTTCCATCGTTGAAGTCATGGGTCGTCACTGTGGCGATATCGCTTTACATGCAGGACTCGCTTCGGGTGCAGAAACAATTCTTGTACCGGAAGTTCCGTTTGACATGGACGAAGTGGCAGATCGCATGAAAGCCAACTTTGCACATGGCAAACGCCACAGTATCATCATCGTTGCTGAAGGTGTGGGTAAAGGTGAGGATGTAGCGAAAGAACTGATGGAACGCTGCCCAACATATGAGCCACGTGTAACTGTCTTGGGTCACATTCAGCGTGGAGGTACGCCAACTCCGTTTGACCGTAACCTTGCCAGTCGTTTGGGAGATTTCGCCGTACGCAGTCTGATCGCAGGAGAGACAGACAAAGGTTGCGGTATTATCAAGGGTGAGCTGACCCTGACCGACATTGATAAAGTTGTTAATACCAAAAAAGACTTCGATATGGAGACTTACCAGCTTGCACAGCGTTTGTCCCAATAA
- a CDS encoding MATE family efflux transporter: MTTTSFSQKVKQFLIIFLPIFTTQIALSAMSFFDTNMSGKFSPADLAGVAIGTSLWLPVQTGLSGILIGITPVVSHLLGSKHNDKIGHSVIQALYLGVAVGIVVLAAGTLLLSPILNGMPLEPRVAQVAFYFLCALAFGVIPLFGYTVLRSFMDALGQTRITMMITLVSLPVNIFLNYLLIFGRWGFPQLGGVGAGVATASTYWLIFLLSLFFVHRIEPFAQYGIFRKMPKISLNKWKELLKIGVPIGFATFFETSIFAAVTLLMSRFDTITIAAHQAALNFASTLYMLPVSICMALTILVGYEAGAGRVRDAKQYSLLGIGGAIGLSLLTAVVLLVFGEQIAGVYSNDREVIALTQHFLIYAIFFQISDAIATPTQGALRGYKDVNPALIITFVAYWIIGLPVGYITATYTSLGAFGYWVGLITGLAVGATALLWRLFLVQKQASVRLAENK; the protein is encoded by the coding sequence ATGACCACCACCAGTTTTTCTCAAAAAGTAAAGCAATTTCTGATTATATTTTTACCCATCTTTACAACACAAATTGCCCTATCTGCGATGTCGTTTTTCGATACGAATATGTCAGGCAAGTTCTCCCCGGCTGATCTCGCGGGTGTTGCCATTGGCACAAGTCTGTGGTTGCCGGTGCAAACAGGACTAAGTGGTATACTGATTGGCATTACACCTGTCGTCTCCCACCTGCTCGGCTCAAAGCATAACGACAAGATCGGTCATAGCGTCATTCAAGCCTTATATCTCGGTGTGGCGGTCGGAATCGTCGTTCTTGCAGCAGGCACATTGCTGCTTAGTCCGATTCTAAACGGAATGCCTTTGGAGCCGCGGGTTGCCCAAGTCGCCTTCTATTTTCTGTGTGCTTTGGCTTTTGGGGTTATCCCCCTTTTCGGCTACACTGTGCTGCGCAGTTTTATGGATGCACTGGGCCAGACACGGATCACCATGATGATTACGCTGGTTTCGCTGCCTGTAAACATCTTTCTGAACTATTTGCTTATCTTTGGACGCTGGGGCTTTCCCCAACTGGGAGGTGTCGGAGCAGGGGTGGCTACTGCCAGTACATATTGGCTCATTTTTCTCCTCAGCCTCTTTTTCGTACACCGGATTGAGCCCTTTGCCCAATATGGGATTTTTCGAAAAATGCCCAAAATTTCATTGAACAAATGGAAAGAGCTGCTCAAGATCGGCGTTCCCATCGGTTTCGCTACTTTTTTTGAAACCTCTATCTTTGCAGCAGTTACATTATTAATGAGCCGGTTCGACACCATTACGATTGCTGCACACCAGGCGGCCCTGAATTTCGCTTCTACGCTGTATATGCTGCCTGTGAGCATATGTATGGCCCTTACGATTCTTGTCGGCTATGAGGCGGGTGCAGGGCGTGTGAGAGATGCAAAGCAATACAGTCTCCTTGGTATCGGAGGTGCCATTGGGCTTTCTCTGTTAACCGCTGTGGTATTACTGGTATTCGGGGAACAAATTGCGGGCGTGTACTCGAATGATCGTGAAGTTATTGCTTTGACACAGCATTTCCTGATTTACGCCATCTTCTTTCAAATCTCTGATGCCATTGCCACCCCAACACAGGGAGCACTTCGGGGCTACAAAGACGTGAATCCTGCATTGATTATAACGTTTGTTGCGTACTGGATCATCGGTCTACCTGTCGGCTACATCACGGCTACGTATACCTCACTCGGTGCATTTGGATACTGGGTTGGACTCATTACTGGCCTCGCCGTTGGAGCAACAGCGCTTCTCTGGAGATTGTTCCTTGTGCAGAAACAAGCATCGGTACGTTTGGCTGAAAACAAATAA
- a CDS encoding putative glycoside hydrolase, whose product MNLFWALLAMAWGTFSGTPATADQGNQPFQSLTNSFNTAIIQSQKDQIVIDADNPPAKIDPQPDAPVVKGIYVTAYSAGGARMTSLLDLMDNTELNSMVIDIKDDLGYITYPTENKTLQKMGKSQPFIRDMDALMKRLQKHDVYPIARVVVFKDTILAKKNPEISFRNKDGSVWANGKGDSFVNPYSKEVWDYNIEIAKEAAKLGFKEIQFDYVRFPEGFETRADALKYTKSDKSRVDIVAEFVQYARKELAPLGVRVSVDIFGYAASVPAAEGIGQDFVKISENVDVISPMVYPSHYSTGWYGVKDPDKDPYTTIKGSMKDTHKKLDPTKELKPVIRPWIQDFTASWLGSGHYIKYGKKQVEDQIRAMKDMNVNEYLLWNASNRYTPDVNYK is encoded by the coding sequence ATGAACCTGTTTTGGGCTTTACTGGCTATGGCGTGGGGAACCTTCAGTGGTACACCAGCTACTGCGGATCAAGGGAATCAACCTTTTCAATCATTAACGAACAGTTTCAACACGGCCATCATTCAATCTCAAAAAGATCAGATCGTTATTGATGCGGATAACCCGCCTGCCAAAATTGACCCACAGCCTGATGCACCCGTTGTCAAAGGCATTTATGTGACGGCTTACAGCGCCGGTGGCGCACGCATGACATCATTACTCGATCTAATGGATAACACAGAGCTCAATTCCATGGTCATCGATATCAAAGACGATCTTGGATACATAACTTACCCTACGGAGAACAAGACGTTACAGAAAATGGGCAAATCTCAGCCTTTTATCCGTGATATGGATGCCTTGATGAAACGTCTGCAAAAACATGATGTATACCCGATCGCACGAGTCGTTGTATTCAAGGATACAATTCTCGCCAAAAAAAATCCGGAGATCTCTTTCCGCAACAAGGACGGTTCTGTATGGGCCAATGGCAAAGGCGACAGCTTCGTGAATCCCTACAGCAAGGAAGTATGGGATTACAACATAGAGATCGCCAAGGAAGCTGCTAAATTGGGATTTAAAGAAATTCAGTTCGACTATGTTCGTTTTCCGGAAGGTTTTGAAACACGTGCAGACGCATTAAAATACACTAAGTCCGACAAGTCCCGGGTCGACATTGTAGCCGAATTCGTGCAGTATGCACGCAAGGAGCTGGCACCGCTGGGTGTCCGAGTCTCGGTTGATATATTCGGTTACGCGGCCTCAGTACCCGCAGCCGAAGGTATTGGACAGGATTTTGTGAAGATATCTGAAAACGTGGATGTCATCTCGCCGATGGTTTACCCAAGTCACTACTCCACCGGCTGGTACGGTGTAAAGGACCCAGACAAAGATCCCTATACAACCATCAAAGGCTCCATGAAAGATACACATAAGAAACTTGATCCAACCAAAGAGCTAAAACCCGTTATCCGCCCATGGATTCAGGACTTTACCGCAAGCTGGCTAGGCAGTGGACATTACATCAAATACGGTAAAAAACAGGTAGAGGACCAAATTCGTGCGATGAAGGACATGAATGTGAATGAGTACCTGCTCTGGAATGCGTCCAATCGGTATACGCCAGACGTAAACTATAAATAA
- a CDS encoding YitT family protein, translating into MPKMVWHCLVIVLGAAAIACGFNWFLVPHQLLSGGVSGISMLLGYFTNLNLSIMYFVLNIPLLIAGWFILGRRFITLSIVSVAATSWFIGLLPVFAVATDPLLSCVFGGVLVGLGTGVSFRVGGSTGGLDIVGSIFTRNRDFPIGTVMAGMNGAIIMLAGYLNDDWNIALASMVSIYITGKVLDLIHISHVKVTLYIITNETEAMLKKLLVRPRGVTKIKTQGAYTDIEKDMLMTVTTRYELVEIKRIIKETDPNAFVNIVETVGVMGSFRRS; encoded by the coding sequence TTGCCCAAAATGGTTTGGCACTGTTTAGTGATCGTATTGGGTGCTGCAGCTATTGCCTGCGGCTTCAACTGGTTTTTGGTTCCCCATCAGCTTCTCAGCGGCGGGGTATCCGGTATTTCCATGCTTCTCGGCTATTTTACGAATTTGAATCTTAGTATAATGTATTTTGTTCTAAACATTCCTCTGCTCATTGCAGGTTGGTTTATTCTTGGACGACGTTTCATTACATTAAGTATTGTTTCGGTAGCAGCCACTTCATGGTTCATCGGGCTTCTGCCTGTTTTTGCTGTGGCAACAGATCCCCTTCTGAGCTGTGTTTTTGGCGGTGTTTTAGTGGGATTAGGTACAGGAGTTTCCTTCCGAGTCGGCGGCTCGACGGGCGGGCTCGACATTGTTGGTTCCATTTTCACCCGTAATCGTGATTTCCCGATTGGTACGGTAATGGCTGGCATGAACGGAGCCATTATTATGCTAGCAGGGTATCTGAATGATGACTGGAACATCGCGCTTGCCTCCATGGTATCGATCTATATCACAGGCAAAGTGCTGGATCTGATTCACATCAGCCATGTCAAAGTCACCTTGTACATCATTACCAATGAAACCGAAGCGATGTTGAAAAAATTGCTTGTTCGCCCTCGTGGGGTCACCAAAATCAAAACCCAGGGAGCATATACAGACATCGAAAAGGACATGTTAATGACAGTGACTACTCGCTACGAACTCGTTGAAATCAAACGAATTATCAAGGAAACGGATCCGAACGCTTTTGTTAATATTGTGGAAACGGTTGGAGTTATGGGCTCTTTCCGCCGAAGTTGA
- a CDS encoding DEAD/DEAH box helicase: MTNLNFTDFNLEPLVLQAITELGFEEATPIQSKSIPLALEGRDLIGQAQTGTGKTAAFGIPLISKISKSDEKIRALIMAPTRELAIQVAEEIEKLTRFKGLRSLPIYGGQDIVRQIRALKRKPQIIIGTPGRLLDHINRKTIKLDDVQTVVLDEADEMLDMGFMEDIQSILKQVPDERQTMLFSATMPPNIQKLAQQFLNNPEHVSVIPKQVSAPLIDQAYIEVPERQKFEALSRLLDMESPELAIVFGRTKRRVDELAEALQKRGYSADGLHGDLSQNQRDTVMRKFRDGSIDVLVATDVAARGLDVSGVTHVVNFDLPQDPESYVHRIGRTGRAGKEGAAWSFVTPREIDHLHFIERVTRHRIPRKPLPTMAEAVEGKQRLTAERLLEIVQSGELNEYKGIAIQMLEQYDSVQLLSAALKLLTGDKKDAQVDLTPEDPIRAKRRKPDVRSGGRKPSGYSGNRSSGGGGGYNRDRNSSGGGRGGYNRDRNSSGSGSGSREGGYNRDRKPRPSNNEGRRPAKDSSFE, encoded by the coding sequence TTGACAAATTTAAATTTCACAGATTTCAATCTTGAACCACTGGTGCTGCAAGCGATCACCGAACTTGGTTTTGAAGAGGCAACTCCGATTCAATCCAAATCAATCCCTCTTGCTCTTGAAGGAAGAGACTTGATCGGTCAAGCTCAAACGGGTACTGGTAAAACCGCTGCATTTGGTATTCCATTGATCAGCAAAATCTCCAAAAGTGATGAAAAAATCCGCGCCCTCATTATGGCACCTACACGTGAACTCGCGATCCAAGTTGCCGAAGAAATCGAAAAACTCACCCGCTTCAAAGGTTTGCGCTCCCTGCCAATTTACGGAGGACAAGATATCGTTCGTCAAATCCGTGCACTGAAAAGAAAACCACAGATCATCATTGGTACACCAGGACGTCTCTTGGACCATATCAACCGCAAAACAATCAAACTCGATGATGTACAAACTGTTGTATTGGATGAAGCAGATGAAATGCTCGACATGGGTTTCATGGAGGATATTCAATCCATCCTGAAACAAGTTCCAGACGAGCGTCAAACGATGCTGTTCTCAGCAACAATGCCTCCTAACATTCAAAAATTGGCTCAACAATTCTTGAACAACCCTGAGCACGTTTCCGTGATCCCTAAACAAGTAAGCGCGCCTTTGATTGACCAAGCTTACATCGAAGTGCCTGAGCGTCAAAAATTCGAAGCACTCAGCCGTTTGTTGGATATGGAATCTCCTGAATTGGCGATCGTATTCGGACGTACTAAACGTCGTGTTGACGAATTGGCTGAAGCTTTGCAAAAACGTGGATACTCTGCTGACGGTCTTCATGGTGACTTGTCGCAAAACCAACGTGATACAGTAATGCGTAAGTTCCGTGACGGCAGCATTGATGTACTCGTTGCAACTGACGTAGCTGCACGTGGACTCGACGTATCCGGCGTAACTCACGTTGTGAACTTTGACCTTCCGCAAGATCCGGAGAGCTATGTTCACCGTATCGGCCGTACAGGTCGTGCGGGTAAAGAGGGTGCTGCATGGTCCTTCGTTACTCCGCGTGAGATCGACCACCTGCACTTCATCGAGCGTGTAACACGTCACCGTATTCCTCGCAAACCACTGCCAACAATGGCTGAGGCTGTAGAAGGAAAACAACGTTTGACAGCTGAGCGTTTGCTCGAAATCGTACAATCTGGCGAACTGAACGAATACAAAGGTATCGCGATTCAAATGCTTGAGCAATATGATTCTGTTCAACTGTTGTCGGCTGCTCTGAAGCTCCTGACAGGTGACAAAAAAGATGCTCAAGTTGATCTGACTCCTGAAGATCCGATTCGTGCGAAACGTCGTAAACCAGATGTTCGCTCTGGCGGACGCAAACCATCTGGTTACAGCGGCAACCGCAGCAGTGGTGGTGGCGGTGGTTACAACCGTGATCGCAACAGCAGTGGCGGCGGACGTGGTGGATACAACCGCGATCGTAACAGCAGTGGTAGTGGAAGTGGAAGCAGAGAAGGTGGTTACAACCGTGACCGCAAACCACGTCCAAGCAACAATGAAGGACGTCGTCCTGCCAAAGATTCTTCTTTCGAATAA
- a CDS encoding YesL family protein: MEFKGAMGGIYRLTEWITRLAATNLLWAICSSPFLFFLFMKLLVMQQNLANESLQMNWAIAIVAPLTLFPATSALFTVVRKWNMGDTDVPIFRTFFVGYKENYKQSLVGGIFYTLLFAIMYLDYTVYMTQFKNMQLVGIIMLVLLLLLFVSLFNFFSMVVHYHMSIGMIIKNAVLLTLIRPFRVFSTLLGSGLLFYIGFRYPVLFIFFIISIVAWFAFFNFYATFNKMQEQMEKMQLKKEEEEAAKAAEQAGESVETIETAEPSEIKPSDEKQDNIQK, encoded by the coding sequence TTGGAATTTAAAGGAGCTATGGGTGGGATCTACCGACTTACAGAGTGGATTACGAGACTGGCCGCAACCAATCTGTTGTGGGCTATTTGTTCGTCTCCGTTCTTGTTTTTCTTGTTTATGAAACTGCTCGTGATGCAGCAGAATCTGGCTAACGAATCACTACAAATGAACTGGGCTATAGCCATTGTGGCACCGCTTACACTATTCCCGGCGACGTCAGCGCTGTTTACGGTTGTTCGTAAATGGAATATGGGTGATACGGACGTGCCGATCTTCCGTACTTTCTTTGTAGGTTACAAAGAGAACTACAAACAGAGTTTAGTTGGAGGCATCTTCTATACGTTGCTGTTTGCCATCATGTATCTGGATTACACAGTATACATGACACAATTCAAGAATATGCAGCTGGTCGGAATTATTATGCTCGTACTGTTGCTGCTGCTGTTTGTTTCTCTCTTTAACTTCTTCTCGATGGTTGTGCACTATCACATGTCGATCGGAATGATTATCAAAAATGCGGTTCTATTGACGCTGATTAGACCATTCCGTGTATTTTCCACGTTGCTGGGAAGCGGATTGTTGTTCTATATCGGTTTTCGTTATCCGGTCTTGTTCATCTTCTTCATTATTAGCATTGTTGCCTGGTTTGCTTTCTTCAACTTCTACGCTACGTTTAATAAGATGCAGGAGCAGATGGAAAAGATGCAGCTGAAGAAAGAAGAAGAGGAAGCTGCAAAAGCCGCTGAACAGGCAGGGGAGTCTGTTGAGACAATAGAGACGGCTGAACCATCTGAAATTAAGCCATCTGACGAAAAGCAAGATAATATCCAAAAATAA
- a CDS encoding DUF1499 domain-containing protein codes for MTLKRTLVGIIRSMEGTSDRAKDPKLKTRYYNLSKDRAWEEVSSTLKKIPGYKVLHEVPSVGEVILEKRTTFGRTMDITVSIISVSPVRSAVDMYSASRGSLGDLGSNYRTIMNLFSVLDKKLSKYKSND; via the coding sequence TTGACCTTAAAGAGAACGCTCGTCGGTATCATCCGCAGCATGGAGGGAACCAGCGATCGAGCCAAGGATCCCAAATTAAAAACACGGTATTATAACTTATCCAAAGACAGAGCCTGGGAAGAGGTTTCTTCGACACTCAAAAAGATTCCGGGTTATAAAGTATTGCATGAAGTGCCTTCTGTGGGAGAGGTCATACTGGAGAAGCGGACTACCTTTGGACGGACGATGGATATTACGGTTTCCATTATATCGGTAAGTCCTGTACGCAGTGCGGTCGATATGTATTCGGCTTCACGTGGTTCACTGGGAGATCTGGGTTCTAATTATCGCACGATCATGAACTTGTTCTCCGTATTGGATAAGAAGCTGAGTAAGTATAAGTCAAATGATTGA
- the tpx gene encoding thiol peroxidase produces MAQERTGAATFKGNPITLIGPELKVGDQAPDFTLSKNLVEDASLKDFAGKIKLISVVPSLDTGVCDAQTRRFNVEAGDLGDNVVVLTVSVDLPFAQARWCGAAGVDRVVTLSDYKARSFGEDYGVLIKEFQLDMRSIFVVDAEDRITYVEYLPEMTDSPNFEQAISAVKALL; encoded by the coding sequence ATGGCACAAGAACGTACAGGCGCAGCCACCTTTAAAGGCAACCCTATTACATTGATCGGACCCGAGTTGAAAGTGGGCGATCAAGCACCCGATTTTACACTAAGTAAAAACCTGGTTGAAGATGCATCCCTGAAAGACTTCGCAGGTAAAATCAAATTAATCAGCGTTGTTCCTTCACTGGATACTGGCGTATGCGATGCTCAAACCCGTCGTTTCAATGTTGAAGCAGGAGATCTTGGAGACAATGTTGTCGTATTGACAGTAAGCGTTGACCTTCCATTTGCACAAGCACGCTGGTGCGGAGCAGCCGGAGTTGACCGCGTCGTAACACTGTCCGATTACAAAGCTCGTTCATTCGGTGAAGACTACGGTGTTCTGATCAAAGAATTCCAATTGGACATGCGCTCCATCTTCGTGGTGGATGCTGAAGACCGAATTACATATGTGGAATATCTGCCTGAAATGACAGACTCCCCTAACTTCGAGCAAGCGATTTCCGCTGTAAAAGCCTTGCTGTAA
- a CDS encoding rhomboid family intramembrane serine protease: MIFIRYENWKSYLKFFPLTSILLIANVVMFIVLSLNGGSTNSMTLLKFGALVNHELFAAEWWRYITSMFLHAGFSHLLFNSFALIVFAPPMERLLGSVRYGVLYLGGGILGNILAVAWYNSVGATTISVGASGAIYAIYGAFLYVALFQRTMMDETSRKTLYTLLVFGIIFSFAMTGINWMAHLGGLLGGFFIYGLLIRLWKPRSFKQ, from the coding sequence ATGATATTTATAAGGTATGAGAACTGGAAAAGTTATTTAAAATTTTTCCCTTTGACGTCGATTCTTTTAATTGCCAATGTTGTTATGTTTATTGTGTTGAGTTTGAACGGCGGTTCCACTAACAGTATGACGCTGCTTAAGTTTGGAGCTCTTGTTAACCATGAATTATTTGCAGCAGAATGGTGGCGTTACATTACCTCGATGTTCCTGCATGCTGGTTTCAGCCATTTGTTGTTTAACAGCTTTGCTCTCATTGTATTTGCACCACCAATGGAACGGTTACTTGGTTCGGTAAGATATGGTGTGTTGTACTTGGGGGGAGGCATCTTGGGCAACATTCTGGCTGTTGCGTGGTATAACTCGGTTGGAGCAACGACAATTTCAGTGGGTGCTTCAGGAGCAATCTATGCAATCTATGGTGCGTTTCTGTATGTGGCTTTGTTCCAGCGGACAATGATGGACGAAACGTCACGTAAAACGTTGTATACACTGCTTGTATTCGGAATTATTTTTTCCTTTGCGATGACAGGCATTAACTGGATGGCGCATTTGGGTGGGTTGTTAGGTGGATTTTTCATTTATGGACTTCTCATCCGCTTGTGGAAACCTCGTAGCTTTAAGCAGTAG
- a CDS encoding LysR family transcriptional regulator has product MELRQLHYFLKVAQKEHVTQAAEELHVAQSAVSRQIHQLEEELGVDLFMQKGRNLQLTAVGQLFCKRVEGILKDLDKAVGEVHEFLDPEHGEIRIGFPHSLGIHLIPSVVAAFRQRYPNVKFRFKQGMFPTLIRDVLSAEVDLAFISPFPEKHDQVDGDIVLTEELHAILPPNHPLAGEESIALEQLKDDKFVLFSKGYSLRPIVWHACLEAGFTPKIAFEGEETDTIRGLVAAGMGVSLLPEMALFQTNPLQPAHVAISHPKVTRTIGLIHRADDKLPLVAQSFRSFLLNYFGLQQNNTPSD; this is encoded by the coding sequence GTGGAATTAAGACAGTTGCATTACTTTTTGAAAGTGGCACAGAAGGAGCATGTTACGCAGGCGGCGGAGGAATTGCACGTAGCGCAGTCTGCAGTGAGTCGTCAGATTCATCAGCTGGAGGAAGAACTGGGAGTGGACCTCTTTATGCAAAAAGGGCGAAATCTGCAGTTGACCGCAGTTGGGCAGCTCTTTTGCAAACGGGTTGAAGGCATATTAAAAGATCTGGACAAAGCGGTCGGGGAGGTTCATGAGTTTCTCGACCCGGAGCATGGTGAAATTCGTATCGGTTTTCCTCATAGTCTCGGTATTCACTTGATTCCTTCGGTTGTAGCAGCGTTCCGTCAGCGTTATCCTAACGTTAAATTCAGATTCAAGCAGGGCATGTTCCCGACGCTCATTCGTGATGTGTTATCGGCTGAAGTGGACTTGGCGTTCATATCTCCATTTCCGGAGAAGCACGACCAGGTGGATGGAGACATTGTGCTTACGGAAGAACTGCATGCAATCCTTCCGCCTAATCATCCATTGGCCGGTGAAGAGAGTATTGCGTTAGAACAGCTTAAAGATGATAAGTTTGTATTATTCAGTAAAGGCTATTCTTTGCGTCCGATTGTTTGGCACGCGTGCCTTGAAGCCGGGTTTACGCCCAAGATTGCTTTTGAGGGTGAAGAGACTGATACCATTCGTGGACTGGTTGCCGCTGGCATGGGTGTGAGTTTGTTGCCGGAAATGGCACTTTTCCAGACGAATCCGCTGCAACCGGCGCATGTAGCCATTTCTCATCCAAAAGTGACGCGTACAATCGGGTTGATCCATCGTGCAGATGACAAGCTTCCGCTTGTTGCGCAGTCATTTCGTTCATTTTTGCTTAATTATTTTGGTTTACAGCAAAACAATACCCCATCCGATTAA